A genome region from Psychrobacter jeotgali includes the following:
- a CDS encoding MaoC family dehydratase, with protein MSDKHYDALPKAHTTYANIIKSLLPIGDNPKVSKDQLPRSTYYVDDLHIDQGNLNDYRKICGFADNGKVPITYFAVLSQTLQMNMMVKEPFPFAMLGLVHVDNVVTQYRPIGERETVSMSVTFDNLRDHAQGQQFDFVTTVKSQDDIIWEGVSTYLARGKKPESSVSSKNKPRPATVKPMVDEKGVHKVFEVAEDVGRRYAFISGDFNLIHLHPLSARAFGFPKAIAHGMWSKAKCLALMGDLPDACSAEVSFKLPIFLPSEVELIAEPTDKLETVEDACVFGLYSAKNDKPHLAGVVKLVAEDQ; from the coding sequence ATGTCAGATAAACATTATGATGCGTTACCAAAAGCGCATACTACCTACGCTAATATTATCAAAAGTTTATTGCCTATCGGTGATAACCCCAAGGTCAGTAAAGACCAGTTGCCCCGATCTACTTATTATGTAGATGATCTGCATATTGATCAGGGTAACCTGAATGATTATCGTAAGATATGTGGGTTTGCGGATAATGGCAAAGTGCCCATCACTTATTTTGCGGTGTTATCACAGACGCTGCAAATGAATATGATGGTCAAAGAACCGTTCCCATTTGCCATGTTAGGCTTAGTTCATGTGGATAATGTGGTTACTCAGTATCGTCCTATCGGCGAGCGCGAAACGGTCTCGATGTCAGTTACCTTTGATAATTTACGTGATCATGCTCAGGGTCAGCAGTTTGATTTTGTGACTACGGTTAAGTCGCAAGACGATATTATCTGGGAAGGGGTGTCCACTTATCTTGCTCGTGGCAAGAAACCGGAGAGTAGTGTAAGTAGCAAAAACAAACCACGTCCAGCGACCGTAAAGCCTATGGTTGATGAAAAAGGGGTGCATAAAGTATTTGAGGTCGCCGAAGATGTCGGTCGCCGCTATGCTTTCATCTCTGGCGACTTTAACTTAATTCATTTACATCCGTTATCTGCTCGAGCTTTTGGCTTTCCTAAAGCTATTGCACATGGGATGTGGTCTAAAGCTAAATGCTTGGCATTGATGGGCGATTTACCCGATGCTTGTAGCGCTGAGGTATCATTTAAACTACCTATCTTTTTGCCATCAGAGGTTGAGCTGATTGCAGAGCCGACTGATAAGCTTGAAACTGTAGAAGATGCCTGTGTTTTTGGTTTATATAGCGCCAAAAATGATAAACCGCACCTTGCTGGGGTGGTTAAATTAGTTGCTGAAGATCAGTAG